A DNA window from Malus domestica chromosome 12, GDT2T_hap1 contains the following coding sequences:
- the LOC139189837 gene encoding uncharacterized protein has translation MAINMEITTLEVYSDSKLIINQLLTKHKVRKYDLIPYFRLATQLLQKFKAVTLEHVLRKENQMTDAFANLASSMTLEEDEAAYMPVCQRWVIPLVTKMLLDDTNVISVLPIDAEEWRQPLIDYLEHEKLPDDPRHRYEIR, from the coding sequence atggcgatcaacatggaaatcacaacccttgaggtatatagcgactccaagctcataatcaatcaacttttAACTAAACATAAGGTGAGGAAATATGATCTCATCCCATACTTCCGGCTAGCAACTCAACTATTACAAAAGTTTAAGGCCGTGACATTAGAACATGtgctaagaaaagaaaatcaaatgacagATGCTTtcgccaacctagcctcgagtatgacattagaagaagatgaagctgcaTATATGCCtgtttgccaaagatgggtgatcccgcTCGTCACTAAAATGCTATtggatgatacaaatgtcatctcagtacttccaaTCGATGCTGAAGAGTGGAGACAGCCGTTGATCGACTACTTGGAGCATGAAAAACTTCCAGATGATCCTAGACATCGCTACGAAATACGTTGA